A region from the Medicago truncatula cultivar Jemalong A17 chromosome 6, MtrunA17r5.0-ANR, whole genome shotgun sequence genome encodes:
- the LOC25495319 gene encoding 7-deoxyloganetin glucosyltransferase yields the protein MVPLVTCLVSDCYMSFTIQAAEEHALPIVLLSPDIAYKSYLTNGYLDTKVDCVPGLKNFRLKDLPDFIRITDQNDSMVEFFIEAANHFHRASAIVFNTYNELESDVLNALYYSMFSCLYTIGPLPSLLNQTPHSHLASLGSNLWKEDTKCLEWLESKEPESVVYVNFGSITVMTPDQLLEFAWGLANSKKPFLCIIRPDLVIGGSFILSSEFRIED from the exons ATGGTTCCACTAGTTACTTGCTTAGTTTCTGATTGTTACATGTCATTTACCATACAAGCTGCTGAAGAGCATGCACTCCCAATTGTTCTCCTTTCCCCAGATATTGCAT ATAAGAGCTACCTGACGAATGGATATCTGGATACCAAAGTAGATTGTGTTCCTGGATTGAAGAACTTCCGGCTAAAGGATTTACCTGACTTTATAAGGATTACAGACCAAAATGATTCTATGGTAGAATTTTTCATTGAAGCGGCAAATCATTTTCATAGAGCCTCTGCTATTGTTTTTAACACTTATAATGAACTTGAGAGCGATGTATTGAATGCTCTCTATTATTCTATGTTCTCTTGTTTGTATACCATTGGACCTTTACCTTCATTATTAAATCAAACTCCACATAGTCACTTGGCATCGTTAGGTTCCAATCTTTGGAAAGAAGATACCAAGTGTCTTGAATGGCTTGAATCCAAGGAACCTGAGTCTGTTGTTTACGTGAATTTTGGCAGCATTACAGTTATGACTCCAGATCAACTGTTAGAGTTTGCTTGGGGATTGGCCAATAGCAAGAAACCATTTTTGTGTATCATTAGGCCTGACCTCGTCATTGGTGGCTCCTTTATTTTGTCATCTGAGTTTCGGATAGAGGACTAA
- the LOC25495320 gene encoding 7-deoxyloganetin glucosyltransferase, giving the protein MSYFADNKKPHAVLIPYPAQGHINPLFKLAKLLHFKGFHITFVNTEYNHKRLLKSRGENAVDGFIDFTFETIQDGLTPVEGDGDVTQDVPSLSQSIRKNFLQPFGELLAKLQDSATTGIVPPVTCLVSDCYMSFSIQAAEEHALPIVFFSPASASTFLSVLHFRTLFEKGLIPLKDKSYLTNGYLDTKVDCVPGLKNFQLKHLPDFIRITDPNDVMVDFFMEAADGFCRASAIVFNTYDELESDVMNVLYSMFPSLYAIGPLPSLLNQTPHNHLASLGSNLWKEDTKCLEWLEFKEPESVVYVNFGSITVMTPDQFLEFAWGLANSKKPFLWIIRPDLIIGGSFILSSEFESEISDRGLIASWCPQEQVLNHSSVGGFLTHCGWNSTIESICAEVPMLCWPFFADQPTNCRFICNEWEIGIEINTNVKRDEVAKLINEIMSGEEGKKMRQKVMELKRKAEENTSPSGYSLMNLDKVIKQVMLKQY; this is encoded by the exons ATGAGTTATTTTGCTGATAATAAAAAGCCACATGCTGTGTTGATTCCATATCCAGCTCAAGGCCATATCAATCCATTGTTCAAACTAGCTAAGCTTCTTCACTTTAAAGGTTTTCACATAACCTTTGTCAACACTGAATATAATCACAAACGTTTGCTCAAATCAAGAGGTGAAAATGCCGTTGATGGTTTCATTGATTTTACCTTTGAGACTATTCAAGATGGTCTGACTCCAGTGGAAGGTGATGGCGATGTTACTCAAGACGTACCCTCCCTTTCTCAATCTATAAGAAAGAACTTCCTTCAGCCCTTTGGTGAACTTCTTGCTAAACTTCAAGACTCAGCCACTACTGGTATTGTTCCACCTGTTACTTGCTTAGTTTCTGATTGTTACATGTCATTTAGTATACAAGCTGCTGAAGAGCATGCACTCCCAATTGTTTTCTTCTCTCCAGCTAGTGCAAGTACCTTCTTGTCTGTTTTACACTTTCGTACACTGTTTGAAAAAGGTCtaataccactcaaag ATAAGAGCTATCTAACAAATGGATATCTGGATACCAAAGTAGACTGTGTTCCTGGATTGAAGAACTTTCAGCTAAAGCATTTGCCCGACTTTATAAGGATTACAGATCCAAATGATGTCATGGTAGATTTTTTCATGGAAGCGGCAGATGGATTTTGTAGAGCATCAGCTATCGTTTTTAACACTTATGATGAACTTGAGAGTGATGTAATGAATGTGCTCTATTCTATGTTCCCTTCTTTATATGCTATTGGACCTTTACCTTCATTATTAAATCAAACTCCACATAATCACCTGGCATCGTTAGGTTCCAATCTTTGGAAAGAAGATACCAAATGTCTTGAATGGCTTGAATTTAAGGAACCTGAGTCTGTTGTTTACGTGAATTTTGGCAGCATTACAGTTATGACTCCAGATCAATTTTTAGAGTTTGCTTGGGGATTGGCCAATAGCAAGAAACCCTTTTTGTGGATCATTAGGCCTGACCTCATTATTGGTGGCTCCTTTATTTTGTCATCTGAGTTTGAGAGTGAAATTTCGGATAGAGGCCTAATCGCGAGCTGGTGTCCGCAAGAGCAAGTACTGAACCACTCTTCAGTTGGTGGATTCTTAACTCATTGCGGATGGAACTCAACCATTGAAAGCATTTGTGCCGAAGTTCCAATGTTGTGTTGGCCATTTTTTGCTGATCAGCCAACAAACTGTAGATTTATTTGTAACGAATGGGAGAttggaattgaaattaataCTAATGTGAAAAGAGATGAGGTGGCGAAGCTGATCAATGAAATTATGTCaggagaagaaggaaagaagatgAGGCAAAAGGTCATGGAGTTGAAGAGGAAGGCAGAGGAGAACACCAGTCCATCTGGTTATTCATTGATGAACTTGGACAAAGTTATTAAGCAGGTCATGCTCAAACAATACTAG
- the LOC25495321 gene encoding 7-deoxyloganetin glucosyltransferase — protein MSNFAKPKPHAVLIPAPFQGHINALFNLGKLLHLRGFHITFVNTEYNHKRLLKSRGPNSLDGFSDFKFETIPDGLTPMEGNGDATQDIYPLVQSIMTNFLQPFDELLTRLHQSANDGFIPPITCLVSDCYMPFTIDAAEEHALPILFFSPCNASTFLCTFQFPTLIRKGLLPLKDESYLTNGYLDNKVGDWIQGLQNFRLKDLPDFTRITDPNDLMIKFITEVADRCHRASSIVINTSYELESDVMNALYSMFPSIYTIGPFASFLNQSPQNHLASLNSNLWKEDTKCLEWLESKEPRSVVYVNFGSITVMSREKLLEFAWGLANSKNPFLWIIRPDLVIGGSVVLSSDFFKEISDRGLIASWCPQDKVLNHPSIGGFLTHCGWNSTTESICAGVPMLCWPFFGDQPTNCRFICYEWEIGLEINTNVKRDDVEKLVNELMVGEKGNMMKQNVLELKRKAEENTRPGGFSYMNLDKVIKEVMLKQY, from the exons ATGAGTAATTTTGCAAAGCCAAAGCCACATGCTGTGTTGATTCCAGCTCCATTTCAAGGCCATATCAATGCATTGTTCAATCTAGGAAAGCTTCTTCACCTTAGAGGCTTTCACATAACCTTTGTCAACACTGAATACAATCACAAACGCTTGCTCAAATCAAGAGGTCCAAATTCTCTTGATGGTTTCAGTGACTTTAAGTTTGAGACCATACCAGATGGTCTAACTCCAATGGAAGGCAATGGTGATGCTACTCAAGACATATACCCTCTTGTGCAATCAATCATGACGAACTTCCTTCAACCCTTTGATGAACTTCTTACTAGACTTCATCAATCTGCCAATGATGGTTTTATTCCACCAATTACTTGCTTGGTTTCCGATTGTtacatgccttttacaatagaTGCTGCGGAAGAACATGCACTCCCAatccttttcttttctccaTGCAATGCATCTACGTTCTTGTGTACTTTTCAATTTCCTACTCTGATTCGAAAAGGTCTACTACCACTCAAAG ATGAGAGTTATCTAACAAATGGATATTTAGATAATAAAGTTGGTGACTGGATTCAAGGTTTGCAAAACTTTAGGTTGAAGGACCTTCctgattttacaaggattacaGATCCTAATGATTTGATGATAAAATTTATTACCGAAGTGGCGGATAGATGTCACCGAGCCTCTTCTATTGTTATCAATACTTCATATGAACTTGAGAGTGATGTTATGAATGCTCTCTACTCTATGTTCCCTTCTATATACACCATTGGCCCATTTGCTTCATTTTTAAATCAAAGTCCACAAAATCACTTGGCATCTTTAAATTCCAATCTTTGGAAAGAAGATACTAAATGTCTTGAGTGGCTTGAATCAAAAGAACCAAGATCTGTTGTTTATGTAAATTTTGGTAGCATCACAGTTATGTCACGAGAGAAGCTCTTAGAGTTTGCTTGGGGTTTGGCCAACAGCAAGAACCCTTTTTTGTGGATAATTAGGCCTGATCTTGTCATTGGGGGCTCAGTTGTTTTGtcatctgatttttttaaagaaatttcaGATAGAGGACTAATAGCAAGTTGGTGTCCACAAGATAAAGTGTTGAACCACCCTTCGATTGGTGGATTCTTGACTCATTGCGGATGGAATTCAACCACTGAAAGCATATGTGCTGGAGTGCCAATGTTGTGTTGGCCATTCTTTGGTGATCAGCCAACAAACTGTAGATTTATTTGCTATGAATGGGAGATTGGACTCGAAATCAATACAAATGTGAAGAGAGATGACGTCGAGAAGTTAGTCAATGAATTGATGGTGGGAGAGAAAGGAAATATGATGAAGCAAAATGTCTTGGAGTTGAAGAGGAAGGCAGAAGAGAACACAAGACCTGGTGGTTTTTCATACATGAACTTGGACAAAGTTATTAAGGAGGTCATGCTTAAACAATACTAG